From the genome of Salarias fasciatus chromosome 22, fSalaFa1.1, whole genome shotgun sequence:
aatAGCTCGTCAATGACTGAACTAAGTAAAgttataatgttaaaacaataaaaacagtgaataagcataatgttaatatgtcaaattcacagtaacgagacaaaatgaagcaaccaccgccttagaccctcagatccggcaagaaaaaactccaaaaacccagtgggaaaagaagaaatcttggggagaaccacagtatggagggatcccactcccagggacggacagctttggcaacagctcgcatgagacaataagaagtaaaacTTAGGAATGTGGGAACTTAGGAAAATGAAGTTCTTTATCTGTTTATTCATGGCCTGCCAGGATACATACTTACATACTCTTCTGAGACATCCTTGGACTCCCAGATGTGATGAGTGTATACGGCGGGTGAGGTCGTCTCTGAGTGTCGGGGATAACAGCTCTTTGTCCCCTGAAGATGATGCCGTCCTGGAAGCACAGCTCATCCTGATAAGCAAAATAGTGTTGAATATCTTGTTTTATGTCGCTTTTGTTCTTCGGTCTGTTCCCAACCTGTCAGGATCAGCTTTATCCCTCTTTGAAACTTGGCGTCTTCTGCCGTAGCATCACTGATGGCAGACAGTCTTTCCACAGAAATAGGCAGGTAGGTTAACATGTTGACAGTCTCTAGTTCTGACTCTGTTTCTCCCTGATAAGTATCAGGTAAGTATGGTCTGCTCAGTGTGTCGGCTAACAGCACATCTCTACCTGGCGCATATGTCACATCAATGTGGTATTTCTGCAGTCTGTTATGTGTAGTCTGTCTATTACTGTCTTGAGTTTGTCTTTGATTAATAAATCCTATTTGGTCAGTATTTGCAAGATTTGGGAGAATATTTTTCATCCTTTCTGACATTATTGAGGTATAAATACGATAATCTACATTGAGAATCGAAATAGGTCTATGACCATCTTGTGAttctttcaatgaaaaaaaaagtaccctGGCTCAAAAGTGGTTGCAAAACACTGGACTGAATGACTGGaacctctctggactcttcctctttcatgcaGAGGTTTTTAACAtgctctgctcctcactgctACCCTGTcaagacaaagaaagacaaagaatccTCTGTTAGTGGGATTCAATCCACTTTTCACCTGGAATCCATGTTTGTGTCCACACAGCAGaccaaacagagagaaatgtgtcCAAAGTCTTCAGTTCAAACACCACATATTCATGACATGTCAcatctggagctggactggagTGTTGGAGACTACGGCCTGATTTCTGACAGGATTCACTTGATGGACTCACTTTCTTCACGGCTGGATCTTCTCCTGCTAAAGAGGACATTTCAcaggctggaaaacaaagagcaaaacttGTTCTCAGTCATTTGTGTctgaaaggaagaggagaaatcaCTGAAGAGGAACATCCAAAGGAAGAAACTTGGACACCACAGAGACACAATCTACAACCTcctaaaaacaatgaaacacatgaaacatgttccaaAGCAAGAAGTCAGCCTGaaggcagaaacaacagaaaggaacatcaaacaacactgaaacatcctgatgaaaggaaataGGAAAGTACTCACTGTTAGTGGCTCTGAACCCTGAAAAACcgcaggagaaagagggaggaggttaccatgacgaccactctttaacactccaaaccctccttcaggttcaacacacacacaccaatgatCCTGATGAGGAAAGGAGAGTTTCTACTTTACCTTTAGGATGTTTCTTCTTGTAGACGAAGAATCCAATGATGCAGCCGATCACGGCCAGAACAGCAATCCCTCCCAGAACTCCTCCAATGAGTCCAGTGtcaaaccctgcagagaaacagctggtcagtgaggagtgtCTCTGTTTCCATCATCTAGATTCCAGATGGATTGTCAGAGGTCGTCTCCCCTGATCAATAATCCTCTCCTGCCTcatagaaacagcagaagcagcgGATTGTGTTATCAGAGCAGATTATTTAAGAagacagcgtgtgtgtgctcttattttgaagtagGCGCTCTTATTGTTGAAAGAGCCTGCActtccttcctcctgctgcgttCAACTACTGCAGCGTGATGTTAGATGGATGTGTATGTTCCATATGCATCTTCTGCTCCTGAGCTGTGTTTATGATGCCTAAAATGTTCGTTTTTTTATGCGTTAACATAACCGTGAGTTAGCATCTTAAAGGaacactccgaagattttgttttctgttttcactgtgttgCTTGCTCCATTGAATGTATAGTAGTGCATAATGTTAATTCAGTCTGTATTTCTGTTATTCCAGaaactgctctgctctgcttgcTTTGCTGTACTCTGCTTGGATCTGTTTAGCAACAGAATGCATCATCCAATAAATGCAGAACTGCAGTAAAAGCCCCATCTCATTCTGATGACTCACGTGCTCTCTGACTGGAGCCCTACAGTGGTCAGTTAATCCCTCAAATCAGCATTCAGAGGTCAGCATCCTCAACATTATGCCTTCTTCAGATGAGCTCCTCAGACAGAGTCATGGAATTATGTGTGCAGAAAACAGGAGTTCAGaaaatcaaaaccaaaacaggCAGAAAAACTGGATGGAGGTTGAGAAAAAGCAACAATGTATTGAGAGGCCAGTTTTCTGCGAATCACACAACAGCAAGTACCAACATATCACAGAGCTTTTTGGGCAGCAGAAAACTGGGTGGTAGGAGCTGCAGATACTGTATACAGATACTGTTGAGGCTGCATCGACACTGTCAGTGGAACGTCTCCACattctgatctgctgctctcaTGAGGCTCACATCCCATCTGCTTCTGGACagtggaagcaggaagaagacgCTGCATTCACAGACTGACAGATGGGAtccaggcctcagtcacatgtgGAGATCAATCCAGATGAACTCTGGAGGTTTGGATCTCTGGGAAATGAGGGAAAGTTCTGGACTGAAGTGAACTTCACTTTCTATGATGCTGGATTTGATTTCCTGAAGTGAGAAATGAGAGAATgtgagtgaaatgaagagtctctgacctccatcatttgtcttcctgttggtcctgatgtcccgtttgtccagtctcttggagacttcctgtcctccagccagatgaaacacacagctgtacctcCCCCAGTCTTCATCTTGGAGCCCTGAAACATCCAGATCAACGCTCATCTGGAAGCTCCCGTCATGGTTGGGGAGGATCTCTCCTTTGACCACGtcctcatggagctcctcctcgtctttcttccagaacaagTCGGCTCTGTCGGGGTAGAAACCTGTAGTGTGGCaggtgagcggagaggagggagtcttctggaggagagacactgagggaagatctggagaacaagcaggaagacacctcactctttactggattcttctctacactctttctctctcatgtcagccactgcagccaggaagagacgggccatggaaagagggatgaaggaaggccagatggagagaggagaggagatgctgagagcaacatgaaagaagagaagctgagagacaaactccaaacattttaccttttctcatcagtgagctCCGACCAAACTCCACATActtcttcagccaatcaggacaaATCTGGGTGTAGTAGTACTTCCAATAAGCCAAATCTGCTTTGTCTTTGTCCCACTTctgtttggtgtgaacagccTGTTGAACTGGAGCGATCCATGTTTCTGTCTTCTGGTCATAAACCATGAAATCTTCTCCATCGTAACCAATTTGTCGATATCCGTTCACcacttcatcagtttcatcGTCCCATTCACAACCGTACATGTACTGGACAATATGAGCACCTGAGAGAgaggaacacacaaacacacacacacacaaacacacaaacacacacacacacacacacacacacacacacacacacacacacacacagtgagtgttAGATTTGGAGCTTTGCAGGACCAGAATAAGTTACAGTGATCAGCCTCTAAACTGCCACCTAACCCCGACCAACCAGTTCCAGTgttttggtggatttttttttttgattgttttgtttttttttttttttttgtttgaactggagtaatgaataaattaattatATTTTTCCAACCAAATTTCCAACCAACCCTCTCCAATTTGATGAAGAAATTGTTTTCTATTGCATTTTATACATCAATTCCCAGTTCTCATCAAACCCTACTGAGCTGGTTTTAtgtttaaagctagggttggcgatcttggaaaactagcatgtagcacgaatgtagcatctcccaaggctccgcccagctcccaccccattggaggagctccgttgggagcggagacgcagagacgttccgcgcgcgcggtgcgcgcagTG
Proteins encoded in this window:
- the LOC115409378 gene encoding class I histocompatibility antigen, F10 alpha chain-like isoform X3 encodes the protein MQLFPALFFLLGIPSGAPGAHIVQYMYGCEWDDETDEVVNGYRQIGYDGEDFMVYDQKTETWIAPVQQAVHTKQKWDKDKADLAYWKYYYTQICPDWLKKYVEFGRSSLMRKDLPSVSLLQKTPSSPLTCHTTGFYPDRADLFWKKDEEELHEDVVKGEILPNHDGSFQMSVDLDVSGLQDEDWGRYSCVFHLAGGQEVSKRLDKRDIRTNRKTNDGGFDTGLIGGVLGGIAVLAVIGCIIGFFVYKKKHPKGFRATNTCEMSSLAGEDPAVKKGSSEEQSMLKTSA